The genomic segment CTCGTCGACACGGGCGCTACGCTCGTGGTTCTGCCGCGTGACCTGGCCGGCCGGCTCGAAGTCGCCGTTCACCGAATGCAGCCGATCATCGTCGCCGGCGGGACCGAGGCGACGTGGCCAGTCGGCGAAATCCGGATAGCCATCGACGGGCGTGAAGTCACCACGCCGTGCTTCATCGCTCCGGATGGTCCCGCGCTGCTCGGCGCGGTCGCTCTCGAGAGCCTCTTTTTCGCCGTCGACCCCGTCGCCAAGCGGCTCGTTCCGACCCGGGGCCTGGTGGTCTGAGGACCACGCATGGCCGAGCCGACGGGCGGCGAGCTGGTCGCGAGGGTCCTCGAGCGGGCCGGCGTGGGGCACGTCTTCACCCTGTGCGGCGGACACGTGCTGCCCATCTACGACGGCTGCCTCGGCGAAGGCATCCGGGTGATCGATATGCGGCACGAGCAGGCCGCCGCCCATGCCGCCGACGCCTACGCGAGGCTCACCCGCAACATCGGCGCGGCCGTCGTGACGGCCGGGCCCGGGGTGACGGACGCCGTCACCGGGGTGGCCAACGCGCAGTCGGCCCGGAGCCCGCTGCTGCTCATCGGAGGCGCCGCCCCACTCGGGCTGCGGGGCCAGGGCGCCCTGCAGGAGATGGAGCAGGTCGCGCTCCTGCGGCCCATCACCAAGGGGGCGTGGTCGGTGACCGACACCCGGCAGATCCCGGAGGTGCTGACGGCGGCGATCCGGACGGCGCTCACGGGTCGACCAGGTCCGGTCTTCGTCGAGATACCGGTCGATCTGCTCATGAACCGCGTCGAGGATCGCCTGGCGCCCATCCCCGCGGGCTCGGTGCACCGGTCGGCGACGCCTCCGGATCCCGACCTGGTGGTCCGTCTCGCCCACCTGCTCGCGAGCGCGCAGCGTCCGGTGGTGATCGCCGGCGGCGGCGTGTGGTGGGACGAGGCGGCCAAGAGCCTGACGGTCTTCGCGGAGGCGGCCGGGGCTCCCGTCTTCATGAACGGCGCGGGCCGCGGGTGCCTGGCCTGGGACCACCCGCTGGCCTTTCCCCAGGCGAGGGGCTGGGCTCTGGCCAATGCTGATTTCGTCCTCGTCCTGGGCACGCCTCTGGACTTCCGACTGGGCTACGGTCGCTCACCGACGTTTGCCGAGGACGCGACCGTCGCCATGATCGACTGCGACCCGGCCGAGCTGGGACGCAACCGTCTCCTGCAGGTGGGGCTGTCCGCGCACATCGGGCGCGCCCTCGAGGCGCTGACCGACGCGCTACCGGCGGCGCTCGCCGGGCGGTGGGAGGGGTGGCGCCGGCAGGTCGCCGGCAAGGAGCGCGAGGGCCGGGACCGCCTGGCCGCCCTGTGCGCCTCCGACCAGGTGCCGGTGTCGCACTACCGCTGGGCGGCGGAGATCGCTCGCGTGGTGACGCCGGAGACCATCGTGATCGGCGACGGCGGCGACGTCGTCGGCTGCGCGGCGAAGGTCGTGGCGCTGTCCCGTCCCGGGCAATGGCTCGACCCCGGCCCGTTCGGGTGCCTGGGTGTCGGCCCCTCGTTCGCCATCGCGGCCAAGCTGCTTCACCCCGATCAGCGCGTGCTCCTGGTCGCCGGCGACGGCGCCTTTGGTCTGAATGGCATGGAGATGGAGACGGCGGTGCGCTTCGGGCTGCCGATCACCTGCATCGTGGGGAACGACGGCGGCTGGGGACAGATCCGGAATCCCCAGCTGGCCTTTTTCGGTGAGGCCCGGGCCGTGGCGACCTCGCTCCCCGTCACGCGCTACGACCTGATGGTGGAGGCCCTGGGGGGGCGGGGCGTCCTGGTCAGCGATCCCCGGCAGATCGCGCCGGCGCTGGAGCGCGCGCTGGCCTCCGATGACGTCTGGTGCGTCAACGTGCCGCTCGATCCGGCCGCCTATCGCCGAACGGGCCAGGTCTCGATGGCCATCTGACGCCGGAAGCGGAGCGCTAGTCCGTCGCCGGTGCTTCCGGGGAATCGAGCGACCCGGGGTCGAGCCGCGAGGTGAGCGACTGCAGCTCACTCTCGACTTCGCGGAGGCGACCCGCCAGCCGGTCACGCTCGTCTCGCAAAGAACGGGCCAGCGTGACGACCGCCTCGATCAACAGCCGTTCGCGATCGTCGAAGGCGGCGTTGCCGCTCTCGGTCTGGCCCGGGTCCGCGGGCTTCGTCCATCGCGCCTGTTGTCTCACGCCGGACTGGCTGAGCAAGAAGGGTGCCCGGGGTCAAACCTCTGACAGGACAGGGCGAATCGCTCCGCCGGTGTACATCGATTGACACCGGCGAGTCAGAGTGTCGGGCATCGAGACACTTCCCGCTGGTGCTAAGATTGCCTTCGCATGCCGATCTACGAATACGAGTGTCGGGACTGTCGTCGGGTGGTGAGCCTGCTCGTGCTCCGACCCAGTAGTGCGACCGCTCCAAGCTGCCCTCGCTGCGGAGGCTCCGCTCTGACCCGCCTGATGTCGCGCTTCGCCAGCCCCAAGTCCGAAGAGGCCCGCATGGAGGCCATGGCCGATGCGGCCAGCTTCGGCGACCTCGACGAGAACGATCCGGCGAGCGTGGCCCGCCTCATGAAGCGCATGGGGCGGGAGATGGGAGAAGACCTCGGCGACGACTTCGAGGAGGCCGTCGACGAAGCGATGGAGGAGTCGGAGCACGCCGACTCCGCCGACGAGTCCCCGGCAGCGACCGACTCCGTCTCGACCGACGACGCGTGAAGGTCCTCTCTCATCCCGGCTTCGACGGCGTCGGGGCGACCGCGTGGTCGCGCCTGCATGCCGGCAGCCGCCTGCGCTCGCCGTTCCTGACCTGGGCCTGGCAGACGGAGTGGGCGCGCGCGTTCGCTCCGGGCCGGCCGCTCGAGATCTGGCGCGTCGAGGACACTGACGGCCTGGTGGCCGTGCTGCCCCTGTGGGAGCGCGCGCCCGGCGTGCGGGAGCTGATCGGCGGCGCCGACATCTCGGACTACCTGGATCTGCTGGCCGCGGCCGGACGGGAAGAGGAGGCGTGGACGGCGCTGCTCGGCGCGCGGGCGGCGGCGCCGGTGACCTGGGAGCTGCACGCCGTGCCGGCGGCGTCCCCGACGGTGGGCGCGCTCCCCACGCTGGCGGCGGCGTTCGGGCTCCAGGCGGCGGTCGCGGTCGAGGAACGCTGCCCGGTGATCACGCTGCCCGGGTCGTGGGAGGCCTACCTGGAAGGCCTGACGAGCAAGCAGCGGCACGAGCTGACGCGAAAGATGCGGCGCCTGGCCCGGGAGGCGCCGGACGCCCACGTGACCCGGCTCGCCAGGCGGGACGAGATCGAGCTTCGCCTGGGTGACTTCCTGGACCTGCACCGGCGAGCCCGCACCGGCAAGGCGAAGTTCATGGACGCCCGCATGGAGGCCTTCTTCCGCCGGATCGTGGCGGCGTTCGGCGAGCTGGACATGGTCCGCCTGTGGCTGCTCGACAGCGCGGGCGGGCCGCTGGCCACCTTCCTCGTCCTCGAGTGGGACGAGACGGTCGGCGTCTACAATTCCGGCTTTCATCCCGAGCGCGCGTCGCTAGCCCCGGGGCTGGTCCTGCTGGGGCACATGGTCCGCGACGCCATCGCCCGCGGCAAGCGCCGCTTCGATTTCCTGCGCGGCGAGGAGCGGTACAAGTACGATTTCGGTCCGACGCCCGAGGACGTCTACCGCGTGGCCCTGGCGCCGGTCGGAGGCGCCCATGCCTGAGACGATCCGCGTGGCCATGTTGAGCGTGCACACCTGCCCCCTGGCGGCGCTGGGCGGCAAGGAGACGGGCGGCATGAACGTCTACGTGCGCGAGCTGAGCCGCGCGCTGGGACGCATGGGCCTGGAGGTGGACGTCTACACCCGCTCGCAGAACCCGGACATCCCGCGGGTCGTGCCGATGGGGGAGGGGGCCCGGGTCATCCACGTGGCGGCGGGCCCCGAGGCTCCGCTGTCGCGGCCGGTGGTCCACCGGCACCTCGAGGAGTTCCGCGAGGGGGTCGAGAGCTGGCGCATCGCCCGGGGCGTGGACTACGACCTCATCCACGCGCACTACTGGCTGTCCGGGGCCGTGGCCCTGGCGCTGCGGGAGCGGTGGGCCGTCCCGGTCGTCCAGATGTTCCACACGCTGGCCCGCCTGAAGAACGACGCCGCGCGCACGTCCCAGGAGCGAGAGCCGGAGCTCCGGCTCGCCGAGGAGGCGCGTATTCTGAAATCCGCCGACCGGATCGTGGCGGCCGCCCCCGCGGAGGCCGAATACCTCGCCCGCTACGGCGCCGTGGACCGCAGGCGGATCGCGGTGGTCCCGTGTGGCGTGGACACCGAGCTCTTCCGCCCGGGAGCGCAGATCGAGGCCCGGGCGGCGCTGGACCTGTCCCCCGGACCGGTGATCCTCTACGTGGGCCGGATCGCGCCGGTGAAGGGGCTGGACACCTTGCTCGATGCCGTGGCGCGCCTGCGCGATCGCGGGCGCGCCGTGCAGCTCCTCATCGTGGGCGGTGACGCGGACGAGCCGCTGGATGGCCACGAGGCCGCGCTGCGCCACCGGGCCGAGCGGCTGCGGGTCGGTGATCGCGTGCGCTTCGTCGGCGCCCGGACCCAGCCCGTGCTCCGCACGTATTACGTGGCCGCGGACGTCACCGTGCTGCCCTCCTACTACGAGTCGTTCGGCATGGTGGCGCTGGAGGCGATGGCCTGCGCCAGCCCGGTGATCGCCTCCCGCGTGGGCGGGCTGGTGACCACCGTGCGGGACGGCGTCACCGGCTATCTCGTCGCCGACGGTGACGCCGATGCCCTGGCCGGCCGGATCGACGCCGTGCTGGGCGACGCCGATCTGCGCTGGCGCCTGGGCCACGAGGGCGTCCGGTGGGCGGCGCGGCATCGCTGGGCCTGCATCGCCGAGGCGATCTGTCGTGAGTACGCGCGCCTCGAGCCGCGGGCCGGCGCCCATCTCGACGCGGCGCACTGCGCGTAGTCCGGCGCTGTCCCGATGTCGTGATAAACTCGCGCGGAAGTGGCGAAACTGCTCGACGTTCGCTCCCTGACGACCCAGTTCTTCACCAGCGCCGGTATCGTCCGCGCCGTCGACGGCGTGTCGTGGGACGTCGACGAAGGCGAGACGGTGGCCCTCGTGGGCGAGTCCGGCTGCGGCAAGAGCGTCAGTGCCCTGAGCATCATGCGGCTGGTGAGCGAGCCTGCCGGGCGGATCGTGTCCGGGGAGATCCTCTTCAAGGGCCGGAACCTCCTGGCCCTCTCGGACGAGGACATGCGGCACATCCGCGGCCGCGAGATCGCCATGATCTTCCAGGAGCCGATGACCTCGCTGAATCCGGTCCTCACGGTGGGCCGCCAGGTCACCGAAGGGCTCGAGATCCACCTGGGCATGACGCCGGCAGCCGCCCAGCAGCGCGCGGTGGAACTGCTGGCCATGGTCGGCATTCCGGATTCGGCCCGCCGCCTCCGCCAGTATCCGCACCAGTTCAGCGGCGGCATGCGCCAGCGGATCATGATCGCCATGGCGCTGGCGTGCAACCCGGCGCTCATCCTGGCCGACGAGCCCACGACGGCGCTGGACGTCACCATCCAGGCCCAGATTCTGGAATTGATGAAGGAGCTCTCGCGGCGGCTCGGGGTCGCCATGCTGGTGATCACCCACAACCTGGGCGTGGTGGCCCGCTACGCCGATCGGGTCAACGTGATGTACGCGGGGCGGATCATCGAGCGGGCCAGCGCGCGCGAGCTCTACGCCAACCCCCGCCATCCCTACACGCTCGGGCTCCTGCGCTCGGTTCCGCGTCTGGACGAGCCCCGGCGCGAGCGGCTGGCGCCCATCGAGGGACAGCCGCCCGACCTCACCCGGCTGCCTTCCGGCTGCGCTTTCGCGAGCCGCTGCGTGTTCCAGGTGGAGCGGTGTCTGCGCGAGGTTCCGCCCCTGCGCCCCCTTGGTGCCGACAGTCATGTCAGCGCCTGCTGGGAGGCCGAGCGAGTGAAAGCCCATGCGCACTGAGGCCCCGACGGCGGTGACCGGGCGAGCGCCCACCGCGGGCCCCGAGGTGCTCCTGGAGGTCCGCGATCTGGTCAAGCACTTCCCGGTCGGGGGTGGGGTCTTCACCGGTCCGCGGGCGGTGGTGCGTGCCGTCGATGGGGTGAGCTTCACGATCCGGCGTGGCGAGACGCTCGGCCTGGTGGGGGAGTCCGGGTGTGGCAAGACCACCACGGGACGCTGCATCCTGCGGCTGGAACGGCCCACGAGCGGCAGCGTCCTGTTCGAGGGGCGAGACCTCACGACGGCCGACGAGCA from the Candidatus Methylomirabilota bacterium genome contains:
- a CDS encoding zinc ribbon domain-containing protein; its protein translation is MPIYEYECRDCRRVVSLLVLRPSSATAPSCPRCGGSALTRLMSRFASPKSEEARMEAMADAASFGDLDENDPASVARLMKRMGREMGEDLGDDFEEAVDEAMEESEHADSADESPAATDSVSTDDA
- a CDS encoding thiamine pyrophosphate-binding protein: MAEPTGGELVARVLERAGVGHVFTLCGGHVLPIYDGCLGEGIRVIDMRHEQAAAHAADAYARLTRNIGAAVVTAGPGVTDAVTGVANAQSARSPLLLIGGAAPLGLRGQGALQEMEQVALLRPITKGAWSVTDTRQIPEVLTAAIRTALTGRPGPVFVEIPVDLLMNRVEDRLAPIPAGSVHRSATPPDPDLVVRLAHLLASAQRPVVIAGGGVWWDEAAKSLTVFAEAAGAPVFMNGAGRGCLAWDHPLAFPQARGWALANADFVLVLGTPLDFRLGYGRSPTFAEDATVAMIDCDPAELGRNRLLQVGLSAHIGRALEALTDALPAALAGRWEGWRRQVAGKEREGRDRLAALCASDQVPVSHYRWAAEIARVVTPETIVIGDGGDVVGCAAKVVALSRPGQWLDPGPFGCLGVGPSFAIAAKLLHPDQRVLLVAGDGAFGLNGMEMETAVRFGLPITCIVGNDGGWGQIRNPQLAFFGEARAVATSLPVTRYDLMVEALGGRGVLVSDPRQIAPALERALASDDVWCVNVPLDPAAYRRTGQVSMAI
- a CDS encoding retroviral-like aspartic protease family protein, whose translation is MGQFFVPVRLTGPTGRTEQVELLVDTGATLVVLPRDLAGRLEVAVHRMQPIIVAGGTEATWPVGEIRIAIDGREVTTPCFIAPDGPALLGAVALESLFFAVDPVAKRLVPTRGLVV
- a CDS encoding glycosyltransferase, whose product is MPETIRVAMLSVHTCPLAALGGKETGGMNVYVRELSRALGRMGLEVDVYTRSQNPDIPRVVPMGEGARVIHVAAGPEAPLSRPVVHRHLEEFREGVESWRIARGVDYDLIHAHYWLSGAVALALRERWAVPVVQMFHTLARLKNDAARTSQEREPELRLAEEARILKSADRIVAAAPAEAEYLARYGAVDRRRIAVVPCGVDTELFRPGAQIEARAALDLSPGPVILYVGRIAPVKGLDTLLDAVARLRDRGRAVQLLIVGGDADEPLDGHEAALRHRAERLRVGDRVRFVGARTQPVLRTYYVAADVTVLPSYYESFGMVALEAMACASPVIASRVGGLVTTVRDGVTGYLVADGDADALAGRIDAVLGDADLRWRLGHEGVRWAARHRWACIAEAICREYARLEPRAGAHLDAAHCA
- a CDS encoding GNAT family N-acetyltransferase; translated protein: MKVLSHPGFDGVGATAWSRLHAGSRLRSPFLTWAWQTEWARAFAPGRPLEIWRVEDTDGLVAVLPLWERAPGVRELIGGADISDYLDLLAAAGREEEAWTALLGARAAAPVTWELHAVPAASPTVGALPTLAAAFGLQAAVAVEERCPVITLPGSWEAYLEGLTSKQRHELTRKMRRLAREAPDAHVTRLARRDEIELRLGDFLDLHRRARTGKAKFMDARMEAFFRRIVAAFGELDMVRLWLLDSAGGPLATFLVLEWDETVGVYNSGFHPERASLAPGLVLLGHMVRDAIARGKRRFDFLRGEERYKYDFGPTPEDVYRVALAPVGGAHA
- a CDS encoding ABC transporter ATP-binding protein, with amino-acid sequence MAKLLDVRSLTTQFFTSAGIVRAVDGVSWDVDEGETVALVGESGCGKSVSALSIMRLVSEPAGRIVSGEILFKGRNLLALSDEDMRHIRGREIAMIFQEPMTSLNPVLTVGRQVTEGLEIHLGMTPAAAQQRAVELLAMVGIPDSARRLRQYPHQFSGGMRQRIMIAMALACNPALILADEPTTALDVTIQAQILELMKELSRRLGVAMLVITHNLGVVARYADRVNVMYAGRIIERASARELYANPRHPYTLGLLRSVPRLDEPRRERLAPIEGQPPDLTRLPSGCAFASRCVFQVERCLREVPPLRPLGADSHVSACWEAERVKAHAH